The genomic stretch ccaggtctgggaggagatccctcaggagaccatccgccacctcatcaggagcatgcccaggcattgtagggaggtcatacaggcacgtggaggccacacacaatactgagcctcattttgacttgttttaaggacattacatcaaagttggatcagcctgtagtgtgtttttccactttaattttgtgtgtggctccaaatcaaggcctccattggttaatacatttgatttccattgatgatttttgtgtgattttgttgtcagcacattcaactttgtacagaacaaagtattcaatgagaatatttcattcattcagatctaggatgtgttatttgagtgttccctttattttattGAGCAGTGTACAACTGTGTTTAATCTATTAACTTGTATAACAATACATGTGTAACTGCAATGTGTTTTGGAGAAAAAAATTGGCATTTATGttggtgtgacgggcagggtgagcgaaataaaatggaagcgatcacgccaagtgtcagggaaaaagtatggtttaatgaagaaagtgtgcaaaccaaaaacccgtgacttggatccgaattaaggatataataaccagcggtcaactggtacaaagacaagacatatatagacgaacaaacgacccccAGGTgggacggatcacgggctccgcccacctgagggacgcacacaacacAACGattacaggacagctgccgctgtagacgggggcgaccagtagggggcctgccgtaccgtgacagtggggtttaaaaaaaaaaaaaagccatgactttataataaaacacaaaaacaaaaaagctttttgaaaacaacaacaaaatacaaCTACAAAAACATTGAATTAACCTTAAGGCCCATTAGATCAGCACAATTACAAAGAAACTTTTCCATGTCCTCCTGGAGTTCAAAAGTAAAGGTAAATGGATCCCTTGACTCCTCACATCCATTCTCAAGCTCACTCAAAGCCTCAAGAGCATTCTGTTGATCCTCAGCACTCATTTTCATCACAGCAGGCTCAGTCACCTTCCCAGCAAAGAGTTCTGTGTGGCTGTGAATCCAACACAAAGCTCTTTTGAGGTCCCTCATGATGCGTGGTTGCTatatgaaataaagaaaatcCCCAAAAGCAATACGTTAAAAAGAATATTTGGTAGGTGACTTTTATATACTTTTATATTCAATAAGTCAAATAAAACATAACTTACGTTGCTGTTATTTTTTGCAGTGCTGTCACTTTCAGCTAGTCCATCTGACTGAAGTGGACCAACAGTGGACCTTGGCACCCTGAAGAGAGGCTCCAAGTTCCCCTTTAGTAAAAGAGGGGCTTCTTCTGCCCAGTAGGCAAACCTCTGTCCATGTCTTGGAGTAAaattaacatcattttaaacaACCAAAAATTTACATAAATAAAAACTTACATAAATACTAAAAACATTACCACTATTGTAATTCATACCCCTCTATGGAAAATCTCTCCATTAGCTGAACACACCACCATCGACGGATTAGTGGCATATCACTCTTTAAACAAAAGCATGGCAACAGACAAATTTATTAGTAGTTTGATTACGGAGTTGGTTAAATGTGCTTAGACTTACCTCTGTGAAGGTACATGGGGCAGAGGTGCAGAGGCACAGTGCATactaatatatattaaaaaaacccAATAAATTTACAGTAACGGTAAACAGTAACTTTAATACATGAAAGTGTAGaaaaattacacatttttaCCATCAACATAAAGATGCCACAGGAATCTGGTCCAGTCTGTCGTGGAAAGTTCTGGAGAAATGGATGTCGCTTTTATATGAGTTAGTTAAAGCTACAGCATTAAGTAATAAAATGGATGAAATAAGAAATGTGTAACCACATGATTTCCACAGTTATACACATTAAAACTTACTTTAATGTCTTTTCCTGTTTTCTCAGTCCAGGGGTTAGGATCAATTAAGCTTGCAATTGTTCTGGCaatacagaaaaaaacacaatcaTTTTATCTGTAAATAAATGATCATTGTGGAAGCCTAAGAACGAGGCTTTGCATGAATGCTGTAGCGTTTGAACAAGGCTGTGCTCGAAACCTAATGCCTGAGAACAAGGCTGCACATAAACCTAGAGCCTAAGAACAAGGCTCTGTCTGAAATCTGTTTCCTAAGAATGAGGCTCTGCTTGAAACGCAGAACAAGAACCACCTAAAACTCGGAGCCTGAGAACGAGGCTCTCGCAAAACCTTAGACACACGAACAAGTTTGtctccaaaacagtgttttttCACTGCATAGCTGTTGAGCTACTAGCTTCTCGCTAACTGGCAATTTCTGTAAGATGCTTTTAAATATtggttaattaatgtttaaatttttttccccacctgacccccccacccccttcccTCCTTTAATGTCACTTTTTGGGCAAAAATATGAAAAACACTGCCTTAGGACAAAGTCAAAACAGTTATTCTTAATTTCAACCTAAATACTGTTTTGTAGATATCATGTCCAAAGCCATTTGGACGAAGAGAATCAAGAAAAAAAATTTCCCTCTGTGGTACTAATATCACCTGAAATTCATATttccaaaataaatataaaacaataaaccAACTTCCAACAAAAGCTAAAatcaatgtttcaaaactgcactcaACACAGAGTAAATAGTGATCTGCTTGATCCTGCTGCCTACTCCAGGAAGGAAAAAGAATGGCATCTTTTGACCTGATGCTTTCCTGGTAGTAAAGGGAAAGTACAAACATTGGCACGGTCAGATGCAACACTGCATACACATCTTATCCTAAAAATAGATCTCATTAGTAGTAAAAGAAATACCGCAACTAAACCTACCGGCAAACTGAGCTGTGGGTCTGCATGTTTGTCTTTCCATGTAGGAACAACGTAGAGGTCCGAAATATAAACAACTTTTCTTTATACAGTACAAAGATTACAAATATGTCCAAATGCAAAATAAAGAGATATTTAGGGAGCCTCAGTATTAAAAATAGGACAAGCAGTTACGTGTTTCCGTGCTGCTTCTTCCACAATCCTAAGGCATGCATTTCCAATCTGGAAATTATCACAGACAACAGTTTTGATGATACAAGTCATGTGTATAGGATAAATTTATAATGTAATACACCAAGATGTGTCACATTTAAAATGCTCACATTTGACTCCATGCACCGACTCAATCCCAGGCTCCAAAAGTCCTCACGTGTCAGACAGGTAACACCATCCTTCACGATCAGTTCATTTGATGGACGGTTAATATCCAGGACAtagtgaagctaaatatcaagATCAACAACTGTAAGTCATCAACATGACAATAAAATGTAACACTGCAGAATGGACACACTGCTAACCAGCTCATCTTGAAGAGGGTTCAGGTCTTTCTCCCAATGCAGACCCGAGAGAGCATATGGGTGTTCCACCTGCCATTCCAGCTGAGGATAGCAATGGTCCCGCAAATATGTCCTCTCAGTCGGTACATCTGATAGTACGAAAAGTGACACTGTGTATCCATGTTGCCTCATGCAAGATAATCAGTCAATGGAATGGTTCTGTATTTAATAATGTCTTAACTCTCATCTTGTTTTGTAATATACACGATTCATATTTTTTCCATAAAATTTTCATTTTGTATTTCTAACACTTACTTGTTAATCTGTTATATGGTCGAAGTCTAGATATGTTGACCTTCTGGACCGAAGAGACACCCTTTTGCAGAGTGGCTACACCTTTTGATGAAACGTCCAACACAGTATATGGTCCTTGGTGCAGACTTCCAAGACTGTCTCCAGTGCGGCGCTTCTTAGAGTCGTGGGAAATAAGAACCTCGTCCCCAGTGTTGGCTGCAAATACCTTGGCAGACTTTTGCTTCCGGTCTCCAAAGGTCTTTTGCTGCTTCCTCTGCACTGCCTCTATATTGCTAAGGACCTACAAAAATAATCACTCATAAAACAACACATGTACAACAGTAACAAAGATTATGCTAAAGTTTTCATGCAAACCTTTTCATTAAGGATCTTCATTTCTGTAACTTTCCCATTAATGTCATCTTCTGGGTCAGCAACCTCAAAGTCATCTCCCATAGGAGAGGCATTGATGACTTCAGGCAGACGAGGGTGCCGGAGAAACATCAGAAAATAGGGGCTGTACCTGGTAGAGCTCTGGAAATAAAATtgcaataaaaaaagaaagaaaaaaaaaaaacacaaaaaagttTACACTGTTATTTGCTATAATAATTAACTTTTAATTCACAGACTTATAATCATTCCATCCTTTTAGGTTGATATTATAGACATAATTTTATGTATGCAAACCTGCTTGGCAGTGTTGATGCCATATACCACAGCTGGTAGGTGAATGTCCCAGTCATTGTGattctcatttacatattttctcagAGCACGTTTGATGTTTTGGTTTGTCCGTTCATCCTGTACATATTAATCTGTGAGTAAATACTGTAGCAACAATACATAAAAAGCACACAAATATAGTACAAGTTACCTGGCCATTGGTCTGAGGATGATAGGCACTGGACACAGCGTGTTTAATATTCATCATTGTGAATATTTGATCATTGAGCTGTGGACAAATTAGATTTAATATATTTTCAGATTTAAACATTGCACTGCATGTAAAGCAAAGACAATATAGGTAAAGGAAAACAATTTATATTTAAAGTGTGACAAAGTCCTTACCCCATTGACAAACTCTTTGCCTTGGTCTGTGATAATTTTCCTGGGCATACCAAACATGTACAACTTGTTGATCATCACCAAGGACACCTCACTCGCTGTTTTTGATTGCAGAGGCTCAGCAATAACCCCTTTTGTATATAGGTCAGTCATGGTCAAAGCATAAATGTTGCCATGTGCAGTTTTGGGTAGTGGTCCAATTAAATCCAAGCCAAGTACCTCCCAGGCTTCCTTCATCTatacaaatatgagtttttagccTATTTAAATAATTGTAAAACCTTGACTGCAATGATGTTGTAAACAGCACCTTAATAGAATGTAAAACAGGGACAACAGTTTTAATGGGATCATTCATCTGGCAGCGATGGCAACATTTAACctaaaaacaaaatgcagaaCAAGTGGTTTTTAAAATGCATCTTTAATAAGGGAGTGCAATATAATCAAAATATTGCAGTAGTCCTATGATCTATTGATTACTAAAACAAAAATTAACCTTTTTTGCTTACTGAGCAAATACCTCTTATGTAATGATCAGCATTTACACTTAATTTACTTACTAACAATTAAGTTAATGAAGATGTTCACTAAATGTTCACAGAGAACTTAATACAGATAGAAAACTGTTTGCCAAATTGAAACACTTGGATTGCAAGTGTAAGTACTAAAACATAATAGCTGCAATACATTACCCAATCAGTGACATCTTTATTTAGCGTAGACCAGTAATAGCCAGCAATGACCCTGTTTCTGGTACCCCTGACGCCATTATGGTTTCCAGTATCAGGGTTATTGTGGCACTCCATCAGAACAGATCTTTTCTCGTCCTCCGACAGCACGACCAAGCGCATGTAACGCCTGCTCGGGCCTGTGTAGAAAAGTCTGTTCTCTGTAGAAAAAAATTAAGTAACGAACACATttctgtttaaataaaaagcATTTGCGGTTAGAACTATGTATAAAGGTTCATTTGTGGAAAACAAGTCTAGGTAACTTAAACCTGCCGCATGAAGCTGGAAGATGCTAACCGTATTCTCATTCCAAGCAGTGCTTTATAGAACAAACAACTGGAGCAGGTGGATGATACGGTTACCTTCTCATGTTGtcattttataaataaatggaaataattgtaattatcaataattatcaaTAAGGACCCTTCAggtattcatttattcactaaCAACACATAAAAAAACTATCAAAACAATGAGGGCATACACATCAACTGGCATAAACTTATATACGTATATACATAACCATAATAAAAGGAATGACACAAATAGAATAGAgataaaatcacacacacacacacacacacacacacacacacacacacacacacacacacacgcacagtgtgTGACATGTAGAACAGAATGAGGGGCTGGATTTCCTGTCATCATGTCACTTGAAGGTTTCCATCTTCCagtctctgtccttgatgtgaatgaggatgctctggtcatccttcacttcacacacacacacacacacacacacacacacacacactctgtccttgatgtgaatgaggatgctctggtcatccttcacttcacacacacacacacacacacacacacacactctgtccttgatgtgaatgaggatgctccacacacacacacacacacacacacacacacacacacacacacacacacacacacacacacacacacacacgccttgtacaaaagaaaagaacaaaggaTGAATAAATATGCAGGTGAAATAATCAACAAAAACAAGAATGTACATGTTCCCGCAGGGCGTGCGGGGTAAAGGACCTACAAAATCTACTCCTGCGTACTCCCATGGCTTCTTGGGCCGAATAGGTACCATAAGGCCGGCAGGCTTCCTCTGACAGGGTTTTGAAAGTTGACAAACCGTGCAGGAAGCAACATATTTTTTGACATCCGCAGGCATCTTGGGCCAGAAGAATCTGAGACGAAGCCGGGCTAAGGTCTTTGTTGTCCCTAAGTGCCCAGCTGTTGGGTGATCATGGTAGTACTTCATCAGCATACCTCTTAGGGCCAAAGGGGCAAAGAGTTTCAGCTGCTTCATGGGGTGTAGCACACATGCTGCCTTCGGGTCATTGTAGTAGAGCAGACCATCATGGACACTGTAACTTCGGGTCTCATCCCCTTCATGCACATCAGGAGCACTTTCAAGGTTGCGTAGTAATTCGCCAGTAGTTGGGTCTTCCAACTGCAAGTGTCGTAGGTGCTCCTTATTAGTGGGCATGACTGGCGTTAGGGCACGGAGATCCAGGCTGCCAATAACAGCAAAGTCAGGTAGGATTTTCATTTCTTCACCTTCACAGGGCATAGGGTTGCGCGACAAAGCATCAGGCACTTTGTTTTGCGGACCCGGTTTGTGGACCACACTAAAGTCAAAATCTTGGAGCCGTAAGGACCACCTGGCGAGTCTCGCTGATGGATTGGGCCGAGACATTAGCCACCTTAGGCTGCTGTGGTCCGTGATGATGGTCACGTGAAGACCTTCAACATATGGCCTAAAATATTCTAGTGCCCAAATAACAGCTAAACACTCCTTTTCTGGGGTGGAGTATGGCTTTTCAGCTTTGTGGAGGGCACG from Brachyhypopomus gauderio isolate BG-103 chromosome 15, BGAUD_0.2, whole genome shotgun sequence encodes the following:
- the LOC143475956 gene encoding uncharacterized protein LOC143475956 — protein: MSPFECLYGYAPPMFADQEDEVAVPGARALVRRCRLAWSKARRALLSASAGYRRNADKHRLPALSFRPGQRVWLSAKDLPVRGGTKKLAPRFLGPFKVDRRINPVSYRLLLPPSMRVHPVFHVSRLRPVLCHMPRAPAPPPPRMVDGGPVYTVSRLLDHRRVRGRDQYLVDWAGYGPEERSWVPASRVVDRSLIRDFRRDRAVALGPRATYEEARIKLPEAERFTDLTDSEGSLHKRKRRRLKKNPILQDFEDSESEREKTSTLPKPPVLATSKMLSLSRSMHSQSGLNPRGQRFSSEDVGKNRLFYTGPSRRYMRLVVLSEDEKRSVLMECHNNPDTGNHNGVRGTRNRVIAGYYWSTLNKDVTDWVKCCHRCQMNDPIKTVVPVLHSIKMKEAWEVLGLDLIGPLPKTAHGNIYALTMTDLYTKGVIAEPLQSKTASEVSLVMINKLYMFGMPRKIITDQGKEFVNGLNDQIFTMMNIKHAVSSAYHPQTNGQDERTNQNIKRALRKYVNENHNDWDIHLPAVVYGINTAKQSSTRYSPYFLMFLRHPRLPEVINASPMGDDFEVADPEDDINGKVTEMKILNEKVLSNIEAVQRKQQKTFGDRKQKSAKVFAANTGDEVLISHDSKKRRTGDSLGSLHQGPYTVLDVSSKGVATLQKGVSSVQKVNISRLRPYNRLTNVPTERTYLRDHCYPQLEWQVEHPYALSGLHWEKDLNPLQDELLHYVLDINRPSNELIVKDGVTCLTREDFWSLGLSRCMESNIGNACLRIVEEAARKHTNMQTHSSVCRTIASLIDPNPWTEKTGKDIKNFPRQTGPDSCGIFMLMYALCLCTSAPCTFTESDMPLIRRWWCVQLMERFSIEGHGQRFAYWAEEAPLLLKGNLEPLFRVPRSTVGPLQSDGLAESDSTAKNNSNQPRIMRDLKRALCWIHSHTELFAGKVTEPAVMKMSAEDQQNALEALSELENGCEESRDPFTFTFELQEDMEKFLCNCADLMGLKVNSMFL